Genomic window (Flavobacteriales bacterium):
TAAGAAGATAATTACTGAATAAGTAATTTTTCCTTTAGAAGGATTCCCTCATTTTCTAGTACTATAAAATACATACCCTTAGGAAAGTGATTAGCGTGAATGAAGAAGTTTTTTTGCCCTTTAACAAACTCACCATTGTGAATTAAGGCTACTTCTTGTCCCATTACATTTTGTATACTTAGCTTTCCATTAAAGACTTTATCAGAATTTATTGGAATACAACTTATTGCACTAGCGGGATTAGGGTAGACGCTCATTTCAACATTAGAAATCTTAGTCTTAGTCAAAATGTTTGTGGCATTGTTTTCCAAAACATTAAAATCAAAATAACCTTGAGGTGCTGGTAAAGGACGATTCAAGAATTTGCCTGAATTAGCGTTTGCTTGAATGTAATAAAAGACTTTATTTGGAGCTTCAATATTGGCAGATATATTCCCTTGCCAATTGTTGTCTTGTGTATTTGTCATTTGAATTTCTTGGTAGCCCTGCTCAAGGTCAGTTGTCCAAAATAAAGATGCAGAAGCTATACCGCTGTTGTGTTGTATGCTAGCCGTTATATTATACTCATCCAATGGATAGGTGTCTTCTAAAGACTGATGCTGAATAAGTAATGGTTCATCAACGCCTACTGAGTGCGTAATGCAGTGAATAGCACCGCTATAAGAAATTAGATTTGCTCCTTGGTTATCGACATCTATACCTACAACGTTATAGCCTGGTAATGCATCTTCATAGATACGTTGTGCTATGGTATCGTACTCTGTTCTGTAGAATGGAACGAGTAGAGTATTATTCACAAAAACAGAATTGGTATATGTTCTATAATAGCCATTGTTGTCAGGGTAGTTACCTGTAGAACTTGGTGGGCTTGGAATGCGAATAACTTTGTACGGAGTGCCAAAAGCAGAATTGTAATTATCTAACACATACTGTAGGTTAGCTTCAATTTGTGGTCCGTCGGCTACACCTTCAGGATATTCGGCTATTAATAACGTTTCTTCGTCAAGAAGTTTCATATGCATATCAATGTGATGTATGCCATCAAAGGGTAAGTTCTCCATAATGATGTAGTTGTTGATGCCCATAAATTCTTGCAAAATATCATTTATGTCATCTTGGGAATGATTAGGGTAGAAAACATTTTCGCCAAATGCTTGCCAAGCATATCCGCCACTATTTTCATCGATAATCAATTCTGAAGAAAAAGCAGTGCCCATTCCGTCACTCATGAAGTTGCCACCTGTAGCCATTAAGTCCCAAGGATCTTGAGTAGTGTTGTGCATATTCATATCAAAAAATTCAGCTACTTTTTCAGCTACTAAGTCGTCATAAGGTCTGTTTCTGTTATAAATCCAATCCACAAGAATAGCTTCTCCTACATCGTTTTTATAGACGGTATTTTGTCCGTAGTCTCTAATCCATATATTGTTAAAGTCGGTTTTTATATAACTTACGTTTTCGGTGTTTATACCCTGATTTTGCAAGTAAGATTCAACGGTATTTTCATCGTCACATACAATAACGACTTGAGCTTGTTCAATAGCATTTTCTACAATTTGAGTAAGAATAGCTTCTTCTTGAATGTTGTAGTCGGTGCTCCAAGTGATAGTTAGGGCTTGTATCTCCTCCCATTCAGCCATTGTACGTACATCTTCTGTAGGGGGTTCTGTACTTATGTTTGCCGAAACAGATCGGTTGTGGTAAGGGTTTTCTGTTATTCCAATGCTTTTGAGAAACCCATTTTCCCTTTCGTTAGGAGCAAAACCTTTGGGTAAAGATTGTGCAAATGTTACTGATGAAATGAACAAAAAAAACAGAATTTTTTTCATTTAAGTAGATGTTAGGTTTAGTGAAGAGGTACAAATTTAATGACTAAAATTGAATTAAGCCATTAAAATAGAATTCGTCTTTACTATGGCCTGGTTGATGCTATTGATGTCTTTTATTCTAAAAATCAATTTTCCTTTAAGCTCCTTCATCTCGCAATGCTGATGATTCTTCTTGAAAAATTCCAAGACCTTGCCGAATGTGGGGGATTGAAAATAGGGGTTGTCTTGTGGTGGGAAATAGCCAGTAAGGTGATTGTTTTTTAATGATATGCGTTGGAATCCTATTGATTTGCCTGTCCATCTTAATTGTAGCGATAAAATTAACTCTTCTACTTGTAGTGGCAATGGTCCAAATCGGTCAATAAGTTTAGCTTCATATTCTATGAGTTCTTCTTCAGTTGATAGTCCACTCAGTTCGTTATACAATTTGAGACGTTCACTAATGCTATTGACATAATCGTTAGGGATTAAGATTTCCATATCTGTATCCAACTGACACTCTTCAACAAAATCCCTTTCTTTATCCTGATCGGCATACAATTCCTTGAATTCTTCTTCTTTCAATTCGTTTAGGGCTTCATCTAATATTTTTTGATACATCTCAAAACCTATAT
Coding sequences:
- a CDS encoding agmatine deiminase family protein is translated as MKKILFFLFISSVTFAQSLPKGFAPNERENGFLKSIGITENPYHNRSVSANISTEPPTEDVRTMAEWEEIQALTITWSTDYNIQEEAILTQIVENAIEQAQVVIVCDDENTVESYLQNQGINTENVSYIKTDFNNIWIRDYGQNTVYKNDVGEAILVDWIYNRNRPYDDLVAEKVAEFFDMNMHNTTQDPWDLMATGGNFMSDGMGTAFSSELIIDENSGGYAWQAFGENVFYPNHSQDDINDILQEFMGINNYIIMENLPFDGIHHIDMHMKLLDEETLLIAEYPEGVADGPQIEANLQYVLDNYNSAFGTPYKVIRIPSPPSSTGNYPDNNGYYRTYTNSVFVNNTLLVPFYRTEYDTIAQRIYEDALPGYNVVGIDVDNQGANLISYSGAIHCITHSVGVDEPLLIQHQSLEDTYPLDEYNITASIQHNSGIASASLFWTTDLEQGYQEIQMTNTQDNNWQGNISANIEAPNKVFYYIQANANSGKFLNRPLPAPQGYFDFNVLENNATNILTKTKISNVEMSVYPNPASAISCIPINSDKVFNGKLSIQNVMGQEVALIHNGEFVKGQKNFFIHANHFPKGMYFIVLENEGILLKEKLLIQ